From the Hydrogenothermus marinus genome, the window TTCCAAATTCAAAAATAAAAGAGCAAATAGCAAGAATCTTAAAAGAAGAAGGTTATATAGATGATTATATGGTTTCTGACAAAAATAAAAAAGGAACTCAAAATACATTAATAATTAAATTAAAATATCTTGATGAAAGAAATAAAAAACCTGTAATTGAAGGATTGAAAAGAGTATCTAAACCAGGTCTTAGAAAGTATGCTGGTGTTTCTGAAATACCTTATGTAAGAAAAGGATTAGGAACTGCAATTTTATCTACTAATAAAGGCATTATGACAGATGCTCAAGCAAGAAAAGAGAGAGTTGGCGGAGAAATTCTCTGTTATATCTGGTAAAGAAAAAGTAGGAGGCAAATAAATGTCCAGGATAGGTAGAAAACCAATAGAAATACCAAATGGTGTTGATGTTCAAATAAGTGAAAATAATTTTGTTAAAGTAAAAGGCCCAAAAGGAGAGCTTTCCAATACTTTTCATCCTGCTTTGAAAATAGAAAAAGAAGATAATGTAATAAAAATAGAAAGACCAAGTGATGAATCATTTATGAGAGCAATTCATGGAACAACTAGAGCTCTACTTGCAAATATGGTAAAAGGTGTTACAGAAGGATTTACAGTAGAATTAGAAATTGTTGGTATTGGTTATAGAGCTGCAATGAAAGGGAAAAAATTAGAACTTCAGCTTGGATATTCTCATCCTATAGAATATGAGCCACCAGAAGGAATTCAAATTTCTGTAGAAGGAAATAATATAATTAAGGTTTCTGGTATTGATAAACAACTTGTTGGTCAGGTTGCTGCAGAAATTAAAGAGTTTAGAAAACCTGATCCATACAAAGGAAAAGGTATTAGATATAAAGGTGAACAACTTAAACTTAAACCAGGAAAATCTGTAGGTAAAAAATAATAAAAGGTGAGGAAAGATGGCAGTAAAAACAAGAAGAGAAAAAAGAATAATAAGACATAAAAGAATTAGAAAAAAAGTGTTTGGAACTGCAGAAAGACCAAGAATGGCTATTTATAAAAGTTTAAACAATCTTTTTGTTCAAATTATAAATGATGAAGAAGGTAAAACATTAGTTAGTGCTTCAACTATAGATAAAGATTTTGTAGAAAAATATGGATTTAGAGGTGGGAAAAATATAGAAGTAGCTAAAAAACTTGGTGAATTTATTGCAGAAAAAGCTTTAGCAAATGGAATAGAAAATGTTGTTTTTGATAGAGGTGGTTTTATTTATCATGGAAAGATAAAAGCTTTTGCAGAAGCAGCTAGAGAAAAAGGATTAAAGTTTTAAGAGGAGTGAAGTATGGGATATAGAAAAATTGAAACATTAATAGAAGAGAGAATAAAAGAAAATCCAATTGATGTAAATAGCTTAGAATTAGAAGAAAAAGTTGTTGAAATTAGAAGAACAACAAGGGTTGTTGAAGGTGGAAGAAGATTTTCATTCTCTACTCTTGCAGTTGTAGGAGATAGAAATGGACATGTAGGATTTGGTCATGGAAAAGCAAATGAAGTACCTCCTTCAATAGCTAAAGCTATAGCAGAAGCAAAGAAACATGTAATAAAAGTTCCTTTAATAGAAGGAACTATCCCCCACGATGTAATTGGGGAATATGAATCTGCAAAAATATTATTAAAGCCTGCAAGAAGAGGTACTGGGGTGGTTGCAGGTGGGCCGATGAGACCTGTTTTAGAATTACTTGGAGTTACAGATGCTCTTGCTAAAATTATAAGCAGAACAACAAATCCTAATAATATAGTTAGAGCAGTGTTTGATGCACTTCTTAAACTTAAAGCACCAGAAGATGTTGCAAAAGTTAGAGGAGTTGATGAAGATAAATTAAGAGCTTCTTACAGAATTTACGCTGGAGGTGTTCCTATAAAATGAAATTAAAAGTAAAACTTGTTAGAGGACTTGCAGGTAAGAAAAAATTTCAAAAAGAAGCAATTAGATCTCTTGGTTTAAGAAAAATAAATGATGAAAGAATTTTAGAAGATAATCCTATGGTTAGAGGAAATATAGAAAAAGTTAAACATCTTATCCAAGTGGAGGAAGTTAAATAATGGGCTTTAAATTACATGAATTAAAACCTGCTAAAGGTGCTACACATAAAGAAAAAAGAGTTGGTAGAGGTATAGGTTCAGGTCACGGTAAGACTTCTACAAGAGGACATAAAGGTCAAAAATCAAGAAGAGGATATGGAGATTTACCTGCATTCTTTGAAGGTGGACAAACTCCATTTATAATGAGAATTCCTAAAAGAGGTTTTATAAATCCAAATAAAGTTGAGTATGAAATAGTAAATATTAAAGTATTAGAAGAAAGATTTGAAGATGGTGTAGAAGTTAATCCAGAAGTTTTAAAAGAAAAAGGAATTATAAAATGCACTGAAAGAGTAAAAATTCTTGGTGAAGGTGATTTAACAAAAAAATTAATTGTAAAAGCTCATAAATTTTCAAAATCTGCTGAAGAAAAGATAAAATCTGCAGGTGGCTCAGTAGAAGTTTTAGGTTAAGAGGAAATAGTTAGTGTTTGACCTAATTCAAAAGATTTTAGAAATCAAAGAGCTAAGACAAAGAATAATATACACTCTTATAATATTTGCAGTATATAGATTAGGAACACATATTCCTGTACCAGGGGTGGACACTGCCGCCCTTCTCAATTATTTTAATTCATCAGGTGGAGTACTTTTCAATATATATAATCTATTCTCAGGTGGAGCTTTAGGAAGACTTTCTGTATTTGCACTTGGTATAATGCCATATATATCAGCTGCAATTATAATGCAACTTTTAACTGCAGTAATTCCTTCTCTTGAAAAACTTCAAAAAGAAGAAGGTGAATATGGTAGATGGAAAATATCCCAATATACAAGATATTTAACAATAGCAATAGCAGGATTCCAATCATTTGCTTTATCTGTTTGGATATCAAATCTTAAAACAGAAACAGGGCAAGCCTTAATATCTGAAAATGCTATAGTATTTATAATACTAACATCTTTCATTATCACAGTTGGCACTGTATTTTTAATGTGGCTTGGTGAGAAAATCACCGAGTATGGAATTGGAAATGGTATTTCTATGATAATTCTTGCAAGTATTGTTGCAGGTATACCAAATGCAATAATTAATACTTATGAGCAATTAAGGGCAGGCTCATTACCTGTATTTAAAGTGGCTTTAGCAGTAGCAATAATAATTATTGTTGTTGCAGGTATTATTTATATTCAAGAGGCAGAAAGGAGAATTCCTATAAATTATGCAAGAAGAAACTTATCAGCAGGTACAACTGCTACATACCTTCCTTTAAAACTAAACCCTGCAGGTGTTATTCCTATTATATTTGCAGTAGCACTTCTTATGTTTCCTGCGACAATAGCTCAGATGTTTGCAACTAAAAGTCATTTGGCAAGAGTAATAGCAGATGCACTTTCTCCACAAAGTTATATATATTTCCTTGTTTATGTTACTTTAATTATCTTCTTTACATATTTTTATACCGCAGTAGTTATCAATCCAAAGGATATTGCAGATAGTCTTAGAAAAAATGGTGGCTTTATTCCTGGTATAAGATCTGGTACAGAAACAGAGCAATATATTAACTTTGTTTTAACAAGGCTCGTTTTTGCAGGTGCTATATTCCTAGCAGCAATAGCAGTTCTTCCAATGTTCTTAGTTAAATGGTTAAATGTTCCATTTTATTTTGGAGGAACATCAGCATTAATTGTTGTTGTAGTTGCCCTCGATACACTGCATCAGATTGAAGCACATCTTGCAATGAAAAAATATGAAGGATTTTTGAAAAGAGGTTAACGATGGGAAAAATAATTATATTTTTAGGGCCCCCAGGAGCAGGAAAAGGTACTCAAGCCAAATTTTTAGAAAAAGATTATGGTTTTATACAAATATCAACAGGAGATATTTTGAGAGAAGCAGTAAAAAAAGGTACTGAACTTGGAAAACTTGCAAAAAAATATATGGATGAAGGAAAGCTAGTTCCTGATGATGTTATTGTAGGTATTATTGAAGAGAAATTAGAAGAATTAAAAGATAAAAATATTATATTGGATGGATTTCCAAGGACTATTCCTCAGGCTGAAGCTCTTGATGAAATGCTAAAGAAGAAAAATAAAGAAGTAGATGCTGTTATACTTTTTGATATATCAGATGAAGAAGTAATTAGAAGACTTTCAGGTAGAAGAATAGATCCTAAAACAGGAAATGTCTATCATATAGAGTTTAATCCTCCACCAGAAGGATTAGAAGTAATTCAAAGAGAAGATGATAAAGAAGAAGTAATAAGAAAAAGATTAGAAGTATATCATAACCAAACAGAGCCTTTAATTGAATATTATAAAAAACAAAATAAATTACTTAAAGTAGATACTTCAAAACCTGTAGAAGAAGTTTACAATCAAATAAAAAATATGTTAAAATTGTAGATTGTTATGATTGAACTTAAGACTAAAGAAGATATTGAAAAATTAAGAGTTGCTAATAAAATTGTAGCAGAAATTTTACAGAAGGTAAAAGAAGCTACAAAACCTGGAATGACAGGTATTGATTTAGATAGGATAGCAAGAGAGGAAACAGAAAAAAGAGGTGTTAAACCTGCTTTTTTAGGTTTATATGGATTTCCTGCAGCATTATGTGTTTCTATAAATGAAGAGATAGTACATGGTATACCAAAAGATAAACCAATAAAAGAAGGAGATGTAGTTAGTATAGATTTTGGTGTTGTTTATGAAGGTTGGTATGGAGATGCTGCAATTACATATGTTGTAGGGAATAAAATAAGTGAGAGAAAAAAAAGATTGTTAGAAGGTGTTGAAAAGGCATTAATGGCAGGAATAGAAAAATGTATTCCTGGAAATAATATAAAAGATATCGCGGCTGCAATAGAAGGCACATTAAAGGAGTACCGTCTTGCCCCTATTTGTGATTATGGTGGGCATGGAATAGGAAGAAAACCCCACGAAGAACCACATGTTTCAAACTGCATAGCAAATGCAGAAGATGTGGTTTTAAAAGAAGGTATGGTATTAGCCATTGAACCAATGGCTACTCTTGGTAAAAGAGCTAACTATTACAGAAAGTTAAAGGATGGATGGACAATTGTTTCTAAAGAAAAGGCTATAGCAGCTCATTTTGAACATTCTGTAGCTATTACAGAAAATGGTCCAGAAATACTTTCAAAATTAGATTAAGGGTTGGAAAATGGCAAAGAAAAAGAAAGAGAAAAAAGAAAAAGAGAAAGGGATTGTAGTAGAAGGAACTGTAGAAGAAGCACTTCCTAATGCTATGTTTAGAGTTAAACTTGATACAGGGCATGAGGTTTTAGCTCATGTATCTGGTAAAATGAGAATGCATTTTATTAAAATTTTACCAGGTGATAGAGTAAAGGTTGAGCTTTCACCTTATGATTTAACAAGAGGAAGAATCATATTTAGAATGTAAAAAAATATTGTGAGGTGATAATAATGAAAATAAAAGCTTCTGTTAAAAAAAGATGTGAAAAATGTAGAATAATTAAAAGAAATGGAAGAGTTATGGTAATTTGTGAAAATCCAAGACACAAGCAAAAACAAGGATAATAGGAGGATATTATGGCACGTATAGCAGGTGTAGATTTACCAGATAGAAAAAGATTAGAAATAGCTCTTACATATATTTATGGAATAGGAAAAACTAGAGCGAAGGAAATACTTCAAAATACTGGAATAGATGGTATGAAAAGAGTAGGAGAATTAACTCCTGATGAATTAAATGCAATAAGAAAATATATAGAGCAAAATTATAAAGTTGAAGGTGATTTAAGAAGGGAAATAAATATAAATATTAAGAGATTAATGGATATGGGATGTTATAGAGGAATTAGACATAGACATGGACTTCCAGTAAGAGGACAAAGAACTAAAACAAATGCGAAGACAAGAAGAAGATTTACTGGAAGAATCAAGAGAAGATAATTAACAGGAGGAAAAAAAGTTGGCAAAAAAAAGAAAAAGAACCACTAAAAAGAAAGCAAAAAGAACGGTTCCTTATGCAATAGCTCATATACAAGCTACATTTAATAATACAATTGTTACTATTACAGATAAAGAAGGTAATACTTTAACTTGGGCTTCTGGAGGAACAGAAGGTTTTAAAGGTACAAGAAAATCAACTCCTTATGCAGCACAGATAGCTGCACAAAAAGCTATTAAAAAAGCAATGGATGAATTTGGTGTAACAGATGTGGAAATATGGGTTAAAGGTCCAGGAGCAGGTAGAGAGTCTGCAATAAGAACAATTGCATCTTCTGGCGTTAATGTTAAAGTTATTAAAGATGTCACTCCAATACCTCACAATGGATGTCGTCCACCAAGCAAAAGGAGGGTTTAATCTATGGGTAGATATATTGGTCCATTAACAAAAGTTAGTAGAAGACTTGGAACATTTGTAGGTGGAAATTTAAAAGCTTTTAAAAAGAGAAATTTTCCACCAGGACAACATGGTAGAACACAAGGAAGAAAAAAACTTTCTGATTATGCAATTCGTCTTCAAGAAAAACAAAAATTAAGATATTTATATGGTGGTTTAAGAGAAAAGCAGTTTAAAAAGTATTTTGATGAAGCAGTTAGATTAGCTGGGGTTAAAGGTGGTAATACTGGAGATATTCTCTTACAACTTTTAGAAAGAAGATTAGATAATGTTGTTTATAGAATGGGTTTTGCTAAAACTAGACTTCAAGCAAGACAGCTTGTAAGACATGGGCATTTTTTAGTTAATGGAAGAAAAGTAAATATTCCTTCTTTCCAAGTAAAACCAGGAGATATAATAGAACTTAAAGAAAAAAGTAAACAATCTCCGTTATTTAAAGAAAATTTAGAAAGCAGAGACATTAAATCTATACCTTCTTGGCTTGAAGTAGATAAAGAAAACTTTAGAGGAAAAGTATTAGAAATACCTGAGAAAGTAGAACTTGAAATACCTGTTAATGTTCAGCTCATTATTGAGTACTACTCTGCTTAATTAATCGGAGGTTATATAATATGCCTTATTTAGAATTTATTACTCCTGATAAAATTTATTGGGATGAAAAAACAAAAACTGATACATATGGTAAACTTTATGTAGAGCCTCTTGAAAGAGGATATGGAATAACTATTGGAAATGCTCTTAGAAGAGTTTTACTTTCTTCTTTAGAAAGTGCTGCTATTACCTCAGTAAAAATACAAGGGGTATCTCATGAATTTGCAACTATAGATGGTGTTTTAGAAGATGTTGCTGAAATAATTCTAAATTTAAAAGAAATAAAATTTAAGATGGATGAAAACTTAGATAGTGAGTTTGCTATATTAGAAGTAAAGGGTCCTACAAAAGTATATGCTAAGGATATAAAATTACCTGCTGGTGTTGAACTTGTTAATCCTGATGTATATATTGCAACTATTGATTCTGATGCAGAATTAAAAATGGAACTTAAAGTAGAAAAAGGCCGTGGATATGTTAGTGTAGAAGATATGGAAAAGCCTTCAGAGATAGGATGGATTCCTATAGATACTGCTTTTTCTCCAATAAGAAAATGTGCTTTTCATGTTGAGCCAACAAGGGTTGGAGAAAAAACAGATTATGATAAATTAATTATTGAGATTTATACAGATGGAAGTATAACTCCAGATGAAGCTTTAACAAAAGCTTCTAAAATTTTAATAGATCATTTCACATTATTATTATCTCCAACAACTAGAAAACTTGAGGTAGTTGTAGAAGAACAAACAAGTTCTGTAGCAGAACAGATAAAGAAAGATAAACTTGCTCTTGCTATTGAGGAGTTAGATATATCTTCAAGAGCTATGAACACATTAAAGAAACTTGGAATTAATACTATTGGTGATTTAGTCAAAATGACTGAAGAAGATTTAAAAGAAGCTAAAAGTATTGGAAGAAAAACTCTTAAAGAAATTAAAACAGCTTTAGCTGATTTAGGATTAGAATTAGCTCCTTCTCCAACTTCAGAAAAACAATAAAAGAGGTGAAAACAGATGCGTCATAGAGTAAAAACTAAAAGTTTTCATAGACCAAAAGAACAAAGGGAACATTTATTTGTAAATTTAGCTTGTGCTTTAATAGAAAACGGAAGAATTGAAACTACTCTTCCAAAAGCTAAGGCATTAAGACCATTTATTGAAAAATTAATAACTTTAGCAAAAAAACAGGATATTCCTTCAAGAAGACTTTTAAATGCAAGACTAAAAATGAATAAAAAAGCAGCTGATAAATTATTTAAGGAAATTGCTCCTTTATATGCAGAAAGAAATGGTGGATATACTAGAATATATAAATTAGATAAGAAAAGAAGAGGCGATGATGCCCAAATGGCAATAATAGAACTGGTAGACTATCCATTTGAAGATTAGTCATGTTTATAATAGCAAATTTACTACAGGCGGTGGCCAAGATATTGGACATCGCCCTTACTTTATATATGTGGATAGTTATTATATCTGCATTGTTAACATGGGTAAATCCTGATCCTCATAATCCTATAGTTAAATTTTTAAGAAATGCTACAGAACCTGTTTATAAGAAAATAAGAAAATTTATACCTACTTATTTTGGTGGTATAGATATAGCTCCACTTATTGTAATTCTTATAATAATATTTTTACAATATTTCTTAGTTAATTCTTTATACGATTTAGCTTATAGGCTTAAGTCTTCTTTTTAATAAATCGTTTTCTAAAACTGTTTTTAAATAATAAAAAATGTTTATATTTTCAATTAAGGATTCATCGTCGTAGAAAAAATAAATTAATTTATTTAATTCTTCATCATATATAGGCAAAACTAAAATATACTCATTATCTTTTCTAAAATAATAAATCTTATCATTTGCATATTTTAAAAGTTCTTTATCACAACTACTATTTCCAATATGGATACATTTATTATTTTCAATATCAAATATTGAGATGCCTTTTGTATTCAAAATATTATGTAATGATACTATTAATT encodes:
- the rpsH gene encoding 30S ribosomal protein S8 translates to MVTDPIADMLARINNAIKSRKSEVYIPNSKIKEQIARILKEEGYIDDYMVSDKNKKGTQNTLIIKLKYLDERNKKPVIEGLKRVSKPGLRKYAGVSEIPYVRKGLGTAILSTNKGIMTDAQARKERVGGEILCYIW
- the rplF gene encoding 50S ribosomal protein L6 — translated: MSRIGRKPIEIPNGVDVQISENNFVKVKGPKGELSNTFHPALKIEKEDNVIKIERPSDESFMRAIHGTTRALLANMVKGVTEGFTVELEIVGIGYRAAMKGKKLELQLGYSHPIEYEPPEGIQISVEGNNIIKVSGIDKQLVGQVAAEIKEFRKPDPYKGKGIRYKGEQLKLKPGKSVGKK
- the rplR gene encoding 50S ribosomal protein L18: MAVKTRREKRIIRHKRIRKKVFGTAERPRMAIYKSLNNLFVQIINDEEGKTLVSASTIDKDFVEKYGFRGGKNIEVAKKLGEFIAEKALANGIENVVFDRGGFIYHGKIKAFAEAAREKGLKF
- the rpsE gene encoding 30S ribosomal protein S5; translated protein: MGYRKIETLIEERIKENPIDVNSLELEEKVVEIRRTTRVVEGGRRFSFSTLAVVGDRNGHVGFGHGKANEVPPSIAKAIAEAKKHVIKVPLIEGTIPHDVIGEYESAKILLKPARRGTGVVAGGPMRPVLELLGVTDALAKIISRTTNPNNIVRAVFDALLKLKAPEDVAKVRGVDEDKLRASYRIYAGGVPIK
- the rpmD gene encoding 50S ribosomal protein L30; protein product: MKLKVKLVRGLAGKKKFQKEAIRSLGLRKINDERILEDNPMVRGNIEKVKHLIQVEEVK
- the rplO gene encoding 50S ribosomal protein L15; amino-acid sequence: MGFKLHELKPAKGATHKEKRVGRGIGSGHGKTSTRGHKGQKSRRGYGDLPAFFEGGQTPFIMRIPKRGFINPNKVEYEIVNIKVLEERFEDGVEVNPEVLKEKGIIKCTERVKILGEGDLTKKLIVKAHKFSKSAEEKIKSAGGSVEVLG
- the secY gene encoding preprotein translocase subunit SecY, with the translated sequence MFDLIQKILEIKELRQRIIYTLIIFAVYRLGTHIPVPGVDTAALLNYFNSSGGVLFNIYNLFSGGALGRLSVFALGIMPYISAAIIMQLLTAVIPSLEKLQKEEGEYGRWKISQYTRYLTIAIAGFQSFALSVWISNLKTETGQALISENAIVFIILTSFIITVGTVFLMWLGEKITEYGIGNGISMIILASIVAGIPNAIINTYEQLRAGSLPVFKVALAVAIIIIVVAGIIYIQEAERRIPINYARRNLSAGTTATYLPLKLNPAGVIPIIFAVALLMFPATIAQMFATKSHLARVIADALSPQSYIYFLVYVTLIIFFTYFYTAVVINPKDIADSLRKNGGFIPGIRSGTETEQYINFVLTRLVFAGAIFLAAIAVLPMFLVKWLNVPFYFGGTSALIVVVVALDTLHQIEAHLAMKKYEGFLKRG
- a CDS encoding adenylate kinase, with product MGKIIIFLGPPGAGKGTQAKFLEKDYGFIQISTGDILREAVKKGTELGKLAKKYMDEGKLVPDDVIVGIIEEKLEELKDKNIILDGFPRTIPQAEALDEMLKKKNKEVDAVILFDISDEEVIRRLSGRRIDPKTGNVYHIEFNPPPEGLEVIQREDDKEEVIRKRLEVYHNQTEPLIEYYKKQNKLLKVDTSKPVEEVYNQIKNMLKL
- the map gene encoding type I methionyl aminopeptidase; the encoded protein is MIELKTKEDIEKLRVANKIVAEILQKVKEATKPGMTGIDLDRIAREETEKRGVKPAFLGLYGFPAALCVSINEEIVHGIPKDKPIKEGDVVSIDFGVVYEGWYGDAAITYVVGNKISERKKRLLEGVEKALMAGIEKCIPGNNIKDIAAAIEGTLKEYRLAPICDYGGHGIGRKPHEEPHVSNCIANAEDVVLKEGMVLAIEPMATLGKRANYYRKLKDGWTIVSKEKAIAAHFEHSVAITENGPEILSKLD
- the infA gene encoding translation initiation factor IF-1; translation: MAKKKKEKKEKEKGIVVEGTVEEALPNAMFRVKLDTGHEVLAHVSGKMRMHFIKILPGDRVKVELSPYDLTRGRIIFRM
- the rpmJ gene encoding 50S ribosomal protein L36, which encodes MKIKASVKKRCEKCRIIKRNGRVMVICENPRHKQKQG
- the rpsM gene encoding 30S ribosomal protein S13; protein product: MARIAGVDLPDRKRLEIALTYIYGIGKTRAKEILQNTGIDGMKRVGELTPDELNAIRKYIEQNYKVEGDLRREININIKRLMDMGCYRGIRHRHGLPVRGQRTKTNAKTRRRFTGRIKRR
- the rpsK gene encoding 30S ribosomal protein S11, which codes for MAKKRKRTTKKKAKRTVPYAIAHIQATFNNTIVTITDKEGNTLTWASGGTEGFKGTRKSTPYAAQIAAQKAIKKAMDEFGVTDVEIWVKGPGAGRESAIRTIASSGVNVKVIKDVTPIPHNGCRPPSKRRV
- the rpsD gene encoding 30S ribosomal protein S4, which produces MGRYIGPLTKVSRRLGTFVGGNLKAFKKRNFPPGQHGRTQGRKKLSDYAIRLQEKQKLRYLYGGLREKQFKKYFDEAVRLAGVKGGNTGDILLQLLERRLDNVVYRMGFAKTRLQARQLVRHGHFLVNGRKVNIPSFQVKPGDIIELKEKSKQSPLFKENLESRDIKSIPSWLEVDKENFRGKVLEIPEKVELEIPVNVQLIIEYYSA
- a CDS encoding DNA-directed RNA polymerase subunit alpha, whose product is MPYLEFITPDKIYWDEKTKTDTYGKLYVEPLERGYGITIGNALRRVLLSSLESAAITSVKIQGVSHEFATIDGVLEDVAEIILNLKEIKFKMDENLDSEFAILEVKGPTKVYAKDIKLPAGVELVNPDVYIATIDSDAELKMELKVEKGRGYVSVEDMEKPSEIGWIPIDTAFSPIRKCAFHVEPTRVGEKTDYDKLIIEIYTDGSITPDEALTKASKILIDHFTLLLSPTTRKLEVVVEEQTSSVAEQIKKDKLALAIEELDISSRAMNTLKKLGINTIGDLVKMTEEDLKEAKSIGRKTLKEIKTALADLGLELAPSPTSEKQ
- the rplQ gene encoding 50S ribosomal protein L17 codes for the protein MRHRVKTKSFHRPKEQREHLFVNLACALIENGRIETTLPKAKALRPFIEKLITLAKKQDIPSRRLLNARLKMNKKAADKLFKEIAPLYAERNGGYTRIYKLDKKRRGDDAQMAIIELVDYPFED
- a CDS encoding YggT family protein, which encodes MFIIANLLQAVAKILDIALTLYMWIVIISALLTWVNPDPHNPIVKFLRNATEPVYKKIRKFIPTYFGGIDIAPLIVILIIIFLQYFLVNSLYDLAYRLKSSF